The genomic DNA CGGCCTCGATCTCCTGCTTCTTGTGCGCAGCGGCCAGCAACTGCTCGGCCTGGCCGTAGGGCACGCAGAGCAGACCGTCGTCGTCGCCGATGACCAGGTCGCCGGGTTCGATGACCATGCCGTCGATGGCGATGGGCACGTTGATCTCGCCGGGGCCATCCTTGTAGGGGCCGCGGTGCGTGACGCCGGCGGCGAACACGGGGAAGCTGTCCTTTCGCAGCACGGCGCTGTCGCGGATGGCTCCGTTGATGACGATGCCCGCAAAGCCCTTGAGCTTGGCTTCGCCCACCATGATCTCGCCGATGAGTGCGTTGGTGAGGTCGCCGCCCGCGTCCACCACGATCACGTCGCCGGGTTGCGCGATTTTCAAGGCCTTGTGGATCAGCAGGTTGTCGCCAGGGCGGGTCTTGATGGTGAGGGCCGGGCCGGCCATGGCGGTACCGTCGTGCATGGGGCGCAGGCGTGGGCCGCCGGCCGTCATGCGCGACATGCAGTCGCTGACGTTGGCCACGGGCACGTCGAGGAATTGCCGGGCCAGTTCCAGGCTCACGGCGCGTTGGCGTTTCAAGATTTGGCAGCCGATCATGGTGTGGTTCTCACTGGGATGGTAGATAAGTGATGGGTGGAGTGATCAGTCGAGCGTGGTGCCCGAGCTCTTGACGATGGGCGCCAGGCGCGCGCGGTCGCTGGCATAGAGCCTGGCCATGTCGTCGGGCGTGCCGGTGATGAGCTCGGCGCCGGAGTCGGCGATCTTCTTGGCCGTGTCCGGCGCGTTGACCACCTTGTTGATGGCCTCGTTGAGCTGCCTGACGACGGCGTCGGACGTGCCGGCGGGCGCCATCACACCCCACACGCTGGCCAGCTCCACGCCCTTGATGCCGGACTCGGTGTAGGTGGGCACGTCGGGCAGCAGCTTGGAGCGGCGCGCCGTGGTCACCCCCAGGGCGCGCACCTTGCCCGACTGGATGTGCGACAGCAGCGTGGGGATGGAGCCCATGTACATGTCGATGCGCCCGCCCAGCAGGTCGGGCATGGCCTGGGCCATGCCGCGAAACGGCACGTGCGTGAACTTCACGTTGGAGCTTTTCTGCCAGGCCTCGCTGATGATGTGCGAGATGGTGCCGGTGCCCGGAGTGGCAAAGCTCAGGCGCCCGGGGTCCTTCTTCGCGGCCTGGATGATGTCGTCCAGTGTCTTGTAGGGCGAGTCGGCGTTCACCACCAGCACGGCCGGGCCGGCGGCCACCAGGGCCACGGCGCGCAGGTCCTTGTCGGGGTTGTAGGTGAGCTTGGTGTACAGCAGCGGGTTGAGCACCACGTTGTCGGTCTGCGCCATCACCAGGGTCAGCCCGTCGGCGGGGGCCTTGGCCGTCTGGTCCAGCGCCAGGTTGCCGCCGGCGCCGGGCTTGTTCTCCACCACGACGGCCCAGCCGTAGGCATCGGTCAGCTTGGTGCCGACCAGCCGGGTCAGGTTGTCGGTGCCGCCGCCCGCCGGGAAGGGCACGATGAACTTGATGGGCCGTTGCGGGTAGTTGCCCTGGGCATGGGCCGGGGCGATGGTTGCCGTGGCGGCCGCCATGGCCAGCAGGCCGCCGAGGGCCAGGGTGCGTCGAGTCAAGGTCATTGCGAATGTCTCCTGTAGTGATGTCGGTCGGTGGGCGCGGGGTGCGCGCTGATCAAGGGTGGCTGGCGAGCACGTGGCGGCCCAGCCAGGCGATGGCTTCGTCGGTGGAGGTGCCGGTGAAAGGCTGTGCCGCATGGGCCTGTGCGGTGGCGGCAAACAACGATTCGACGGCGGGCGAGACGACCGGCGCCAGGCCGTGGCGGGCCATCTGCTGCTGCGCCTCGGCCACCTCGTTGCGGCGGCGCGCCGCGTGCGGGATGTGCGTGCGCACCATGGATTCCATCAGCGTGCGCAGCGGTGTCTCGTCGATATCCTGCAGCACGGCATACAACTGCTCGCGCAGGCCCATCTGCTGGGCCGTGACCAGGCATTCCACCGCGAGCGCCTCGACTCCCTTGGTGTAGATGCTGCGCAAGAGCTTGAGCGAGGCGGCATCGCCCGGCTGATCGCCCACCACGCGGACCGATCCACCGAAGGGCGAGAACAATTCCTGTACAAAACCGGCCTTGCCGCCGGCCACGAGCAGCGGCGTCTTCTTGCCGCCCAGGTTGACGGCCCCTGTGATAGCCACGTCCACGAAGTGGACCGCCGTGCCGTGTGCGCCGCGTTGGGCCAGCTCGCCGCATTCGCGCATCTCGCCGGGGTCGGCCGTGGTCATGTCCACATACAGCGCCCCATCCTGCAGATGGGGCAGACAGGCCTCGAACAGGCTGCGCGCCACGGTGCCGAACACGGCGCTCACCACCACGTCGGCCCCGGCCAGCCAGGCCCCGGGCGCGGTATGCACCTGCGCACCGGCGGCCTGCACGGCGGCAGCCACCGCTGCGCCTGGCTGCAGGTCGCACAGGCCCGCCAAGCTGTGCCCCTGCTCCAGGAAGGCCTGCATGTAGCAGGCGCCGACCATTCCACCACCCAGGATTGCGATTTTCATGAAAGTACAAATTTAAAACATTTATGCCATCTTATTGAGCGTGACTGGAATATTTTCATAGGGGTTTCCCGTAGATCAAGGTGAATTTGCACTTATTTTGTATTTTTCTGAAGTCGACTCCAGATGCGGCATTGACTGCACCGCTCACCTAGAATGAGCGCACTCCATCCCATCCCCTTGGTGCAAAAACAGTGCAAAACGTGAAAGACAAGGCGTACGAGGTTCTGCGGCAGCGGCTCATCGGCGGGCACTACCGCCCGGGTGAGCAGCTCAAGGAAGAGCCCATCGCCCGCGACCTGGGGCTGAGCCGCACACCAGTGCGCAATGCGCTGCACCGCCTGGTGGAAGACGGCCTGGCGACCGATGGCGCGGGTCAGGGCATCCGGGTGTCGGAGTGGAGCGACTGGGATGTGGAGGAGACCTTCCAGTTGCGCATGCTGCTGGAGCCGTATGCCTCGTTCCTCGCGGCCACGCGCGGCGGCGAGGGGTTGGCCGATGAGCTGGAGGCCAGCAGCCAGCGCATGGAGGCCGGCATTGCCGCTGGCCACGATGGCATCGCCGAGGTGCAGTCCGCCAACCGGGATTTCCACCACGCGCTGATCGAGGCGTCAGGCTCGCCGCGCCTCAAGACCATGCTGGCGACCATGATCGACATGCCGATCATCAAGCGCTCGTTCTACATCTACACGCCCGAAGAACTGGTGCAAAGCCTCCACCACCACCGCGATCTGGCGATTGCCGTGCGCGCCAGGGATGGTGAGCTGGCCCGGCAGGTCATGCAGCTGCATCTGCGCATGTCCTACCACCGGTTCATGAAACACCGGGTCGAGTACCGGCAGGACGGCGCAACCCCTCCATCTTCCTCTCGATAAGTTACCCGTTTTGGGCTCGAAAGAAGGTGCGGAGTCTGTATGGGGAAATGGGCTGTTTCCAGGGGCCGCCCCGGGTGGCACGGCGAGGAAGTGGCTGGCTTAAAAAGGGGCCCGCACGAGGCGGGCCCAAACGCTTCATCTACCGATGCCTGACACACCGGCAGCTTCATGGTGCTCCGGACGCCATCCCTTCGCCTGTAGGACCAGCGCCGCTTGATCTATCAGCGGGCGCGCGCCGGGAGCCTGGGCGCAAGGGCGTTCGAAAAAAAGCCCGCACGAAGCGGGCTTGAACTTGCTCAAGGCAAGAGGGGAGGGTGTCGCCAGAGGATAGCGACGAGGGCATCGTAAAACGAACGCCATTCCCGACGTGTCGGACAAAGCCGCGTCAGTTGGGCGTGGCGTCACAGCGCATTGAGCGGAATCTTGAGGTAGGAGATCCCGTTGCTTTCCGCTGGCGGAGGCTCCCCCGCGCGGATGTTGATCTGTACTGCCGGCAGGATCAGCACGGGCATGTCCAGTGTCGCGTCGCGGCGGGTGCGCATGGCCACGAAGCCAGCCTCGGTGATGCCGTCGTGGACGTGGATGTTTCGCTCCCGCTGCTCGGCGACGGTGGTTTCCCACGCGGGCTCGCGGCCTGCGGGCGGGTAGTCGTGGCACATGAACAGCCGGGTTTCGGGTGGCAGGCACAGCAGCTTGCGCACCGACTGGTACAGCATGTGTGCGTCGCCGCCCGGGAAGTCGCACCGTGCCGTGCCCACGTCGGGCATGAACAAGGTGTCGCCCACGAATACCGCGTTGCCTACCTGAAAGGCCATGCAGGCGGGTGTGTGGCCCGGTACCGACAGGGCCCGGGCCTGCAGGGTGCCAATGGCGAATGCCTCCCCGTCGGCGAACAGATGATCGAATTGGCTGCCGTCGGCCCGGAAACCGGGCTCCAGGTTGAAGATGCCTTTGAAGGTGTTTTGCACCTTGGTGATGGCGGCGCCGATGGCGATCTTGCCGCCCAGCGCTTCCCGCAGGTGGTGCGCGGCCGACAGGTGGTCTGCATGGGCATGGGTTTCCAAAATCCACTGGACCGTGAGTTGCTGCGCCGTCACGAAGGCCATCACCTCGCTCGCCGCCGCGGTGCTGGTGCGGCCCGATTTGGGGTCATAGTCAAGGACGGAATCAAGGATGGCGCAGTGGCCTCCGGGATGATCGAACACCACATAGGTCACGGTGTGGGTGGAGGGGTCGAAGAAGGCGTGGACCTGTGGTTGCATGGGGGTACCCGTCGAAATCAATAAAGAAAATTATAGTTTGTATAAAAATATATTGTTTTACAATCCACCCGATTCCCTTTCCGCCCAAGGAGTACCGCGCATGCAGATCGACTGGAACCATTTCACCCCCTGGTCTGCCTTGGCCGGGGGCATTCTTCTGGGGCTCGCGGCCGCGGGCTTCGTGCTGTTCAATGGCCGGGTCTTGGGCATCAGCGGCATTGTCGGAGGGCTGCTGCGGCCGCGCAGCGGAGATATTGCGTGGCGTATTGCCTTGGTGCTGGGCCTGCTGGCCGCGCCCGCGCTCTACCGCGGTGTGGTGGGCGCCAGCCAGGGCCCCCGGATCGATGCCAGTTGGGCAATGGTGGTGCTGGCCGGCCTGCTGGTGGGCCTTGGCACCCGCTACGGCGGGGGCTGCACCAGCGGCCATGGCGTGTGTGGCCTGGCGCGCCTGTCGCCAAGATCACTGGTGGCCACGCTGGCCTTCATGGGGACGGGTTTTGCCAGTGTTTTTGTCATCCGGCACGTTCTGTCCTGACGGCGTTGCGGATGCCGGTGGTCAACATTTTCAATTTTCTGGGAGCGGCCCATGCGCCACCGTATCGCTGAATTCGCCGTCGGCCTGGTCTTTGGCCTGGGCCTTGTGGTTTCGGGCATGACCGATCCGGGCAAGGTCGTGGGGTTTCTGGATGTGACGGGGCTGTGGGATCCCTCACTGGCCTTTGTGATGGGCGGGGCCGTTGCGGTGAGTGCCCTCGCATTTGCCGTGGCACGCCGGCGCACCAGGGCCTTCCTGGGCGGGGCCATGCATTTGCCTGCATCGCGCGGCATCGACAGGCGCCTGGTGGCTGGCAGCCTGCTATTTGGCGTGGGGTGGGGGATGGCGGGGTTCTGTCCGGGGCCCGCCATCGTGTCGGTCGGGGCCGGGGAGCCCAAGGCCATGGCGTTTGTGGGGGCCATGCTGGTGGGCATGGCCGGTTTCGAATGGATCGAGCGCCGCCGGGCCTTGCGCGCCACCCGTGCTGGCTGATTGATGCGGACGGGCCCGCACGATCCACGCTTGCAGAAATGGTGGCTGGGTCGAGGCGGCGCTTTCACAGACCGGAGGGACCGGTGACTGCGGGTGGGGTGCTGGCCCGGGCCCTTGCTGGCGGGGCTGCATCCGTGGGGGGCATCAGCCCCCGTGCATTTCCTGCAGGCGCTGCTTCTCCGCGGCGGGCGTCTCCAGGAATTCCCGCTGCACCTGTTCGCGTGTCTTGGGCGTGCCGGTATTCCTTTGCGGCAGGGCATAGCCGCGCGCGAGCAGGGCGAGGCTGCCGTCCTTGCGGGCGGCTTCGATGTCCCGCAGGACGTCGCTGCGCTGCTTTCCCCCTTGCAGGTGGTCCGGGTGCGTGGTGTAGCCCACCTCGCCGCCCGCCGGGTGATACAGGGATGAGGCGGTGGCGACGGCAGGCATCGCCATGGCGAGTGCTGCCAATGGCGCGAACAAGGCGGTGCGTGCGTTGAGGATGGTTTTGCGGGACATGGAGGGTGTTTCCTTTCAGGGGGAGTGATCCGGGGTTGCATGCCCTGGCCGCAGGTGCTTGCCAGTGCATGGGGATACTGTAAAAACGCCATGCCGACAGGGCGCCCACCGCTGCCTGACGAATTTGTAATCGCGGCCCCCGCCATGTTCTTTGACAATCCGGGCATGAAAGTTCTGCTCATCGAAGACGAAGTCAAGCTTGCGCACTACCTGCGCAAGGGGCTCACGGAGGCCGGATATGTGGTGGACGTGGCGCACAACGGGGTCGATGGCCTGCACATGGCCCTGGAGGGCGACTACGCGCTGCTGGTGCTTGACGTGATGCTGCCCGGCATCGACGGATTGAGCCTGCTTGCCGCGCTGCGCAAGACCCGCCAGACCCCTGTGCTCATGCTCACGGCCCGTACCAAGGTGGAGGACCGCGTGCTGGGCCTGCAGTCGGGCGCGGATGACTATCTGGTCAAGCCGTTTGCTTTCTCCGAACTCATGGCGCGCATCGAGGTCATCGTGCGGCGCAGCCGGGTGGCGCAACCAGGATCGGCGTGCGCCACGGTGCTGCAACTGGCGAACCTGGAAGTGGATCTGTTGCGGCGCAAGGCCACGCGCGCGGGCCAGCGCCTGGACCTGACGGCCAAGGAGTTTCTGTTGCTCACGCTCTTCCTGCGCCGCCAGGGGGAAGTGCTCTCGCGCACCGAGATCGCCGCCCAGGTATGGGACATGAACTTCGACAGCGAGACCAATGTGGTCGAGGTCGCCATCCGGCGGCTGCGCAGCAAGATGGACGTGCCCTTTCCCGAACCCCTGCTGCACACCATCCGTGGCATGGGGTATGTGATGGAAGCGCGCGGCGCATGACGGGCACGCGTGCACCCGGGTCGCTGCGCCGGCGGCTGTCCTGGTGGCTTGCCGCGCAGAGCCTGGCGGGCCTGGGTGCCGTGTGCCTGCTGGTGTATCTGGTCACGGCGGCGGGATTTCGCGAACGGCAGGACAGCCAGCTGGAGCAGAAGGAAGCCGTGGTGCGGCATCTTTTGTCGGGCGGGGGAATGCACCCCATGCCGCAGCCCTGGAACGACGTCCATCTGCTGGATGATTTCCTGGCCGGGCACGACAACTTCCGGCTGCGGGTATCGACTGGGGAGGGAGAGGTGCTCTACCCCCGTGTTGCGCGGGGCGATCCGCCGCTGCTGGCCTGGCGCGAGCGCAGCTTCGAGGTGGCGGCCCAGCGCCCAGAGGCGCCCGGCCGCGTGCTGCGGGTATGGCTGGCGCTGGACATCCAGGCCGATGAGCAGTTGCTGCGCCGCATGGCCGTCACGCTGTGGGTCGCTGCGCTGGCGGGCGCGATGGTGGTGTCGCTGGGCGGCTTCACGCTGGTCCACCTGGGGTTGTCGCCCGTGCGCGCCCTCTCGGCGCAGGTGCGGGCGCTTTCGCCCGACACGCTGCACCAGCGCCTCGGCACGGAAGGGCAGCCCGCCGAGCTGCAGCCGCTCGTCGAGCAGTTCAACGGCCTGCTCGGCCGGCTGGAAAAGGCCTACGTCCAGGTGGAGGGATTCAACGCGGATGTGGCCCATGAACTGCGCACGCCATTGGCGACATTGCAGGCCAGCAACGAGCTGGCGTTGCGCGGGCTGCTTGGCGGCGGCGCGGGCAATGCGGGAGAGCTGGGCGAGGTGCTGGCCTCCAACCTGGAGGAATTGCAGCGCCTCACGGGCATCGTCAACGACATGCTTTTTCTTTCCCAGGCCGACCGGGGCGCGGGCGCCCGCCGCGAGCCCACCCCCAGCCTCGCCCGGGTGGTGGCGCAGGTGGCGGAATTTCACGAGGCCGCCTTGGCGGACGCGGGGCTGGCATTGCACATCTCGGGCGATGCGGCGGGGCAGTTCGATGTCCCGCTGCTGCACCGAGCGCTGTCCAATCTCATCGGCAATGCGGTGCGCCACGCCCGCCAGGGTACGGCGGTGCAGGTGCGCATCGCTCCCCTGCCGGGAGGCGGGGGCGGAGTGATGGTCGTCAACGAGGGGGAGACCGTGGCGCCCGAGGTGCTGGCGCGGCTGTTCGACCGATTCTTCCGAGCGGATCCCTCGCGGGCCCACGGCCAGAGGAACCATGGCCTGGGACTGGCCATCACGGACGCCATAGCCCGCATGCATGGCGGGCGGACGGTGGCCACATCGTCTGGCGGGGTGACGGCCATCGGCCTGGAGCTGCCTGCCAGCTAGGCAGGGGGCGATCCTGTCCGCGCGGGGCCGAAGGAGGCGGAGCCCCCGGGGGCGGGCCCTCCTGCTCCTGGCGTGTTTCAAGCCAGGGCTGGTGGCACGGAGCCTGGCCGGGTGTTTCGGGGACGGCCTATTCGTCGATCGACGCGCTCCAGCGGTCTCCCCAGCTGCGCGCGCCCACGCGCTCGATATCGCGCCGGTCGCGCTTGGTGGGGCGGCCCTCCTGCAGCGTGGCGGCGGGCTCGGGGGCCAGCCGCCGCTGTTCGGCAGCCTGTTCACGCGCCGTGATGCTGTCCGCCGTTTCCTCGTACAGTTGCTGCGCAATAGGGGCGGGTCCGCGCGCGCCGCTCAGGCCCCGCACCAGCACCGTGCGGGCGAGGGGGCCCTGGCGCAAGGCCACGGTATCGCCGCAGCGCAGGTCGCGTGCAGGCTTGGCCAACTGGCCGTTGACCGTCACGCGGCCCTTGCCGATCTCTTCGGTGGCCAGGCTGCGCGTCTTGTAGAAGCGGGCGCACCAGAGCCACTTGTCCAGCCGCATTGTCTCCGAGGTGTTCATGCGGAGGATTGTGACGCGTGTGCGTGGTTTGCACTGTCAGCCGATGGCGCGGCCAGTGGCAGGCGTACAACGGCATCCAGGCCCGCCACCCGGTGGCCCACCACGCGGTTGGTCAGCGAGATACTGCCCCCGATGGCCTCCACGATCTCGCGGCAGATCGCCAGGCCCAGGCCGCTGCCGGCGCGCACATCGCCCGCCGAGAACGGCTGGAAGAGGCGGGCCGCCAGCTCGCCGTCGATGCCGGGGCCCTGGTCGCTGAGGGTCAACGCCACATGGTGGCTGTCGGTGCGCAGGTCCACCGTCAGCTCGCTGCCCTGCGGCGCA from Acidovorax sp. A79 includes the following:
- a CDS encoding RNA-binding S4 domain-containing protein, with translation MNTSETMRLDKWLWCARFYKTRSLATEEIGKGRVTVNGQLAKPARDLRCGDTVALRQGPLARTVLVRGLSGARGPAPIAQQLYEETADSITAREQAAEQRRLAPEPAATLQEGRPTKRDRRDIERVGARSWGDRWSASIDE
- a CDS encoding MBL fold metallo-hydrolase, with product MQPQVHAFFDPSTHTVTYVVFDHPGGHCAILDSVLDYDPKSGRTSTAAASEVMAFVTAQQLTVQWILETHAHADHLSAAHHLREALGGKIAIGAAITKVQNTFKGIFNLEPGFRADGSQFDHLFADGEAFAIGTLQARALSVPGHTPACMAFQVGNAVFVGDTLFMPDVGTARCDFPGGDAHMLYQSVRKLLCLPPETRLFMCHDYPPAGREPAWETTVAEQRERNIHVHDGITEAGFVAMRTRRDATLDMPVLILPAVQINIRAGEPPPAESNGISYLKIPLNAL
- a CDS encoding DUF4148 domain-containing protein — protein: MSRKTILNARTALFAPLAALAMAMPAVATASSLYHPAGGEVGYTTHPDHLQGGKQRSDVLRDIEAARKDGSLALLARGYALPQRNTGTPKTREQVQREFLETPAAEKQRLQEMHGG
- a CDS encoding Bug family tripartite tricarboxylate transporter substrate binding protein; the protein is MTLTRRTLALGGLLAMAAATATIAPAHAQGNYPQRPIKFIVPFPAGGGTDNLTRLVGTKLTDAYGWAVVVENKPGAGGNLALDQTAKAPADGLTLVMAQTDNVVLNPLLYTKLTYNPDKDLRAVALVAAGPAVLVVNADSPYKTLDDIIQAAKKDPGRLSFATPGTGTISHIISEAWQKSSNVKFTHVPFRGMAQAMPDLLGGRIDMYMGSIPTLLSHIQSGKVRALGVTTARRSKLLPDVPTYTESGIKGVELASVWGVMAPAGTSDAVVRQLNEAINKVVNAPDTAKKIADSGAELITGTPDDMARLYASDRARLAPIVKSSGTTLD
- a CDS encoding YeeE/YedE family protein, giving the protein MQIDWNHFTPWSALAGGILLGLAAAGFVLFNGRVLGISGIVGGLLRPRSGDIAWRIALVLGLLAAPALYRGVVGASQGPRIDASWAMVVLAGLLVGLGTRYGGGCTSGHGVCGLARLSPRSLVATLAFMGTGFASVFVIRHVLS
- a CDS encoding DUF1932 domain-containing protein, with the protein product MVGACYMQAFLEQGHSLAGLCDLQPGAAVAAAVQAAGAQVHTAPGAWLAGADVVVSAVFGTVARSLFEACLPHLQDGALYVDMTTADPGEMRECGELAQRGAHGTAVHFVDVAITGAVNLGGKKTPLLVAGGKAGFVQELFSPFGGSVRVVGDQPGDAASLKLLRSIYTKGVEALAVECLVTAQQMGLREQLYAVLQDIDETPLRTLMESMVRTHIPHAARRRNEVAEAQQQMARHGLAPVVSPAVESLFAATAQAHAAQPFTGTSTDEAIAWLGRHVLASHP
- a CDS encoding heavy metal sensor histidine kinase: MTGTRAPGSLRRRLSWWLAAQSLAGLGAVCLLVYLVTAAGFRERQDSQLEQKEAVVRHLLSGGGMHPMPQPWNDVHLLDDFLAGHDNFRLRVSTGEGEVLYPRVARGDPPLLAWRERSFEVAAQRPEAPGRVLRVWLALDIQADEQLLRRMAVTLWVAALAGAMVVSLGGFTLVHLGLSPVRALSAQVRALSPDTLHQRLGTEGQPAELQPLVEQFNGLLGRLEKAYVQVEGFNADVAHELRTPLATLQASNELALRGLLGGGAGNAGELGEVLASNLEELQRLTGIVNDMLFLSQADRGAGARREPTPSLARVVAQVAEFHEAALADAGLALHISGDAAGQFDVPLLHRALSNLIGNAVRHARQGTAVQVRIAPLPGGGGGVMVVNEGETVAPEVLARLFDRFFRADPSRAHGQRNHGLGLAITDAIARMHGGRTVATSSGGVTAIGLELPAS
- a CDS encoding heavy metal response regulator transcription factor, which codes for MKVLLIEDEVKLAHYLRKGLTEAGYVVDVAHNGVDGLHMALEGDYALLVLDVMLPGIDGLSLLAALRKTRQTPVLMLTARTKVEDRVLGLQSGADDYLVKPFAFSELMARIEVIVRRSRVAQPGSACATVLQLANLEVDLLRRKATRAGQRLDLTAKEFLLLTLFLRRQGEVLSRTEIAAQVWDMNFDSETNVVEVAIRRLRSKMDVPFPEPLLHTIRGMGYVMEARGA
- a CDS encoding RraA family protein, which gives rise to MIGCQILKRQRAVSLELARQFLDVPVANVSDCMSRMTAGGPRLRPMHDGTAMAGPALTIKTRPGDNLLIHKALKIAQPGDVIVVDAGGDLTNALIGEIMVGEAKLKGFAGIVINGAIRDSAVLRKDSFPVFAAGVTHRGPYKDGPGEINVPIAIDGMVIEPGDLVIGDDDGLLCVPYGQAEQLLAAAHKKQEIEAVMVAEIADGSQDNAWIDAALKRANCATEE
- a CDS encoding GntR family transcriptional regulator; this translates as MQNVKDKAYEVLRQRLIGGHYRPGEQLKEEPIARDLGLSRTPVRNALHRLVEDGLATDGAGQGIRVSEWSDWDVEETFQLRMLLEPYASFLAATRGGEGLADELEASSQRMEAGIAAGHDGIAEVQSANRDFHHALIEASGSPRLKTMLATMIDMPIIKRSFYIYTPEELVQSLHHHRDLAIAVRARDGELARQVMQLHLRMSYHRFMKHRVEYRQDGATPPSSSR
- a CDS encoding DUF6691 family protein, whose translation is MRHRIAEFAVGLVFGLGLVVSGMTDPGKVVGFLDVTGLWDPSLAFVMGGAVAVSALAFAVARRRTRAFLGGAMHLPASRGIDRRLVAGSLLFGVGWGMAGFCPGPAIVSVGAGEPKAMAFVGAMLVGMAGFEWIERRRALRATRAG